Proteins found in one Rhodobacter capsulatus SB 1003 genomic segment:
- a CDS encoding response regulator transcription factor: protein MSRIALVDDDRNILTSVSMTLEAEGYEVETYNDGQAALDAFSKRLPDMAVLDIKMPRMDGMELLQRLRQKTTMPVIFLTSKDDEIDEVLGLRMGADDYVKKPFSQRLLVERIRALLRRQEAISTGEAPVAEDTKVIVRGSLSMDPLRHSVTWKGREVTLTVTEFLLLQALAIRPGFVKSRDQLMDVAYDDQVYVDDRTIDSHIKRLRKKMRTVDDDFSAIETLYGIGYRYNEE, encoded by the coding sequence ATGTCGAGGATCGCGCTGGTCGACGACGATCGCAACATTCTGACGTCGGTCTCGATGACGCTTGAGGCCGAGGGCTACGAGGTCGAGACCTACAACGACGGTCAGGCCGCGCTCGACGCGTTCAGCAAGCGGCTGCCCGACATGGCCGTGCTTGACATCAAGATGCCGCGGATGGACGGCATGGAACTGCTGCAGCGGCTGCGCCAGAAGACGACGATGCCGGTGATCTTCCTGACCTCCAAGGATGACGAGATCGACGAGGTTCTGGGCCTGCGCATGGGCGCGGATGATTACGTCAAGAAACCCTTCAGCCAGCGGCTTCTGGTCGAACGCATCCGCGCGCTTCTGCGCCGTCAGGAGGCGATCTCGACCGGCGAAGCGCCGGTGGCCGAAGATACCAAGGTGATCGTGCGCGGTTCCCTTTCCATGGACCCGCTGCGCCATTCGGTGACCTGGAAGGGCCGCGAGGTGACGCTGACGGTGACCGAATTCCTGCTGCTGCAGGCGCTGGCGATCCGGCCCGGATTCGTCAAAAGCCGCGATCAGCTGATGGATGTCGCCTATGACGATCAGGTCTATGTCGACGATCGCACCATCGACAGCCACATCAAGCGGCTGCGCAAGAAGATGCGCACGG
- a CDS encoding phosphoenolpyruvate carboxykinase — MSIGRVNPAKKLEDQGITGLGNVYYNLLEPALIELALKNGEGTLGKGGAFYCSTGKHTGRSPKDKFVVRTASVEDTIWWENNKPMDPAKFDVLHADMLAHMKGKDFVVEDLYGGADPAHRLDVRLVAELAWHGLFLRTMLRRPAREELDTFNPEWTIINCPSFKADPERHGCRTETVIALNFDKKLILIGNTAYAGENKKGVFTLLNYILPGKGVMAMHCSANHAIDNPDDSAVFFGLSGTGKTTLSADPSRVLIGDDEHGWSEKGIFNFEGGCYAKTINLSKEAEPDIYNTCSMFGTVVENMVFDPETLELDFFDSSLTENMRCAYPLHYIGNASDTALGGHPKNVIMLTCDAYGVLPPIARLTPAQAMYHFLSGFTSKTPGTEVGIVEPVPTFSTCFGAPFMPRRPEVYGKLLAAKIAEHGASCWLVNTGWSGGAFGVGKRMPIKATRALLTAALDGSLHNAEFRKDPNFGFEVPVAVHDVDSKLLNPRETWADKAAFDAQAAKLVKMFSDNFAQYLPYVDEDVKAVAIG; from the coding sequence ATGAGCATCGGACGCGTGAACCCGGCGAAAAAGCTGGAAGATCAGGGCATCACTGGTCTCGGCAACGTCTATTACAACCTGCTGGAACCCGCGCTCATCGAACTGGCGCTCAAGAACGGGGAAGGCACGCTTGGCAAGGGCGGGGCTTTCTACTGCTCGACCGGCAAGCACACCGGCCGGTCGCCGAAAGACAAGTTCGTCGTCCGCACCGCCAGCGTCGAAGACACGATCTGGTGGGAAAACAACAAGCCGATGGATCCGGCCAAGTTCGACGTGCTGCATGCCGACATGCTGGCGCATATGAAGGGCAAGGATTTCGTCGTCGAGGATCTTTATGGCGGCGCCGATCCGGCCCACCGTCTCGATGTGCGTCTGGTCGCCGAACTGGCCTGGCACGGCCTGTTCCTGCGCACCATGCTGCGCCGCCCCGCCCGTGAAGAGCTGGACACGTTCAACCCGGAATGGACAATCATCAACTGCCCGTCGTTCAAGGCCGACCCGGAACGCCACGGCTGCCGCACCGAAACGGTGATCGCGCTGAACTTCGACAAGAAGCTGATCCTGATCGGCAACACCGCCTATGCGGGCGAAAACAAGAAGGGCGTGTTCACCCTTCTGAACTACATCCTGCCCGGCAAGGGCGTGATGGCGATGCACTGCTCGGCCAACCATGCGATCGACAACCCCGATGACTCGGCCGTCTTCTTCGGGCTTTCGGGCACCGGCAAGACGACGCTTTCGGCCGACCCGTCGCGCGTGCTGATCGGCGATGACGAACACGGCTGGTCGGAAAAGGGCATCTTCAACTTCGAGGGCGGCTGCTACGCCAAGACCATCAACCTCTCGAAGGAAGCGGAACCGGACATCTACAACACCTGTTCGATGTTCGGCACCGTGGTCGAGAACATGGTCTTCGACCCGGAAACGCTGGAACTTGACTTCTTCGACAGCTCGCTGACGGAAAACATGCGCTGCGCTTACCCGCTGCACTATATCGGCAACGCGTCCGATACCGCGCTCGGTGGCCATCCGAAGAACGTGATCATGCTGACCTGCGACGCTTACGGCGTCCTGCCGCCGATCGCGCGTCTGACCCCCGCTCAGGCGATGTATCACTTCCTCTCGGGCTTCACCTCGAAGACCCCGGGCACGGAAGTCGGCATCGTCGAGCCGGTGCCGACCTTCTCGACCTGCTTCGGTGCGCCCTTCATGCCGCGTCGTCCGGAAGTCTACGGCAAGCTTCTCGCCGCGAAGATCGCCGAACATGGCGCCTCGTGCTGGCTGGTCAACACCGGCTGGAGCGGCGGTGCCTTTGGCGTGGGCAAGCGGATGCCGATCAAGGCCACCCGCGCGCTGCTCACCGCCGCGCTCGACGGCTCGCTGCACAATGCCGAATTCCGCAAGGACCCGAACTTCGGCTTCGAAGTCCCGGTCGCGGTGCATGATGTCGACAGCAAACTGCTGAACCCGCGCGAGACCTGGGCCGACAAGGCCGCCTTCGACGCGCAGGCGGCGAAGCTGGTGAAGATGTTCTCGGACAACTTCGCGCAATATCTGCCCTATGTGGACGAAGACGTGAAAGCCGTCGCGATCGGCTGA
- the rnr gene encoding ribonuclease R, producing the protein MTQSPIPTKQQILDWIAENPDQGAKRDIAKAFGLKGAAKIELKRLLKELSAEGQITRRKSHYHDQASLPPVTVLEILPADAMGDLWARPVEWAGPGEAPRIAFLTRRDDPAVGPGERVLARIAQGTEGPEARLIRKLGQARHRIVGIFRKGAEGGRITPIDKGEMNEWVVPPGATNDARDGELVEAEQSGPKGRMGLPRARVIERLGDPTAPRAVSLIAIHQHGIPDDFPDDVIAEADAELPAALGDREDLTGLPFVTIDPADARDRDDACFVAPDEDPANAGGFLLWVAIADVAHYVRPGSALDREARNRGNSTYFPDRVVPMLPDRLSGDLCSLHEHVPRAVLAVRMKVSAEGRKIAHRFTRGIIRSVASLEYAQVQAAQDGRPDDKTAPLVAEIIAPIYACYRALTRARAARQPLDLDLPERRIEIDEAGKVASVKFKERLDAHRLIEEFMVLANVAAAEELERLRRPLLYRVHEEPSPEKIDALREVAQASGFSLAKGQVLKTAHLNRLLSEAEGSEFDELINISTLRSMTQAYYAPQNLGHFGLALRSYAHFTSPIRRYSDLIVHRALIAGHGWGKDGLSRDDIAQLEDTAQHISETERRSMAAERDTTDRYLAAYLSERVGSEFTGRISGVQKFGAFVKLDETGADGLVPIRSVGREFFHYDRDAQQLIGADSGITLGIGQRVLVRLAEAVPVTGGLELELLELEGQAMPGAGRGGKRPFRPGRKSVAFKAKERAISRKVKRSRK; encoded by the coding sequence ATGACACAAAGCCCCATCCCGACGAAGCAGCAGATCCTCGACTGGATCGCCGAAAACCCCGATCAGGGGGCGAAACGCGATATCGCCAAGGCCTTCGGGCTGAAGGGCGCGGCGAAGATCGAGTTGAAGCGCCTTTTGAAAGAGCTGAGCGCCGAGGGCCAGATCACCCGGCGCAAGAGCCATTATCACGATCAGGCCAGCCTGCCGCCGGTGACGGTGCTGGAAATCCTGCCCGCCGACGCCATGGGCGATCTTTGGGCGCGGCCGGTGGAATGGGCGGGTCCCGGCGAGGCGCCGCGGATCGCCTTTCTGACCCGCCGCGACGATCCCGCGGTGGGGCCGGGCGAACGCGTGCTGGCGCGGATTGCGCAAGGGACCGAGGGGCCCGAGGCGCGGCTCATTCGCAAGCTCGGTCAGGCGCGGCATCGCATCGTCGGCATCTTCCGCAAGGGCGCCGAAGGGGGCCGGATCACCCCCATCGACAAGGGCGAGATGAATGAATGGGTGGTGCCGCCCGGGGCGACGAATGACGCCCGCGACGGCGAGCTGGTCGAGGCGGAACAGTCGGGGCCGAAGGGCCGGATGGGCCTGCCGCGGGCGCGGGTGATCGAGCGTCTGGGCGATCCGACCGCGCCGCGGGCGGTGTCGCTGATCGCCATTCACCAGCACGGCATTCCCGACGATTTCCCCGATGACGTGATCGCCGAGGCCGATGCCGAACTCCCCGCCGCCTTGGGCGATCGCGAAGACCTGACCGGCCTGCCCTTTGTCACCATCGACCCGGCCGATGCCCGCGACCGCGACGACGCCTGTTTCGTGGCCCCCGACGAGGATCCGGCGAATGCGGGCGGGTTCCTTCTGTGGGTCGCGATTGCCGATGTGGCGCATTACGTCCGCCCGGGCTCGGCGCTGGATCGCGAGGCGCGCAATCGCGGCAATTCCACCTATTTCCCCGACCGCGTCGTGCCGATGCTGCCCGACCGGCTGTCGGGTGATCTGTGTTCCTTGCACGAACATGTGCCGCGCGCGGTCTTGGCGGTGCGGATGAAGGTTTCGGCCGAGGGGCGCAAGATTGCGCATCGCTTCACCCGGGGCATCATCCGCTCGGTCGCCTCGCTGGAATATGCGCAGGTGCAGGCGGCACAGGATGGCCGCCCCGATGACAAGACCGCGCCGCTCGTCGCGGAGATCATCGCGCCGATCTACGCCTGTTACCGGGCGCTGACCCGGGCGCGGGCGGCGCGGCAACCGCTGGATCTGGATCTGCCCGAGCGCCGGATCGAGATCGACGAGGCGGGCAAGGTCGCCTCGGTCAAGTTCAAGGAACGGCTCGACGCGCATCGGCTGATCGAGGAATTCATGGTGCTGGCCAATGTCGCCGCCGCCGAAGAGCTGGAACGGCTGCGCCGCCCGCTGCTCTACCGCGTGCACGAGGAACCCTCGCCCGAGAAAATCGATGCTTTGCGCGAGGTTGCGCAGGCGTCCGGGTTCAGTCTGGCGAAGGGGCAGGTGCTGAAGACCGCGCATCTGAACCGGCTTTTGTCCGAGGCCGAGGGCAGCGAGTTTGACGAGCTGATCAACATTTCCACCCTGCGCTCGATGACGCAGGCCTATTATGCGCCGCAGAATCTGGGGCATTTCGGGCTGGCGCTGCGGTCTTACGCGCATTTCACCAGCCCCATTCGGCGCTATTCCGACCTGATCGTGCATCGGGCGCTGATTGCCGGGCATGGCTGGGGGAAGGATGGCCTCAGCCGCGACGACATCGCCCAGCTTGAAGACACCGCGCAGCACATCTCCGAGACCGAGCGGCGCTCGATGGCGGCGGAACGCGACACCACCGACCGCTATCTGGCGGCCTATCTGAGCGAGCGGGTGGGCAGCGAATTTACCGGGCGGATCAGCGGCGTGCAGAAATTCGGCGCCTTCGTGAAGCTGGATGAGACCGGGGCGGACGGGCTGGTGCCGATCCGATCCGTGGGGCGGGAATTCTTCCACTACGACCGCGATGCGCAACAGCTGATCGGCGCCGACAGCGGCATCACGCTCGGCATCGGGCAGCGGGTTCTGGTGCGGCTGGCCGAGGCCGTGCCGGTGACCGGCGGGCTGGAGCTGGAATTGCTGGAGCTGGAAGGTCAGGCGATGCCCGGCGCGGGCAGGGGCGGCAAGCGGCCGTTCCGTCCGGGGCGGAAATCCGTGGCCTTCAAGGCGAAGGAACGGGCGATCTCGCGCAAGGTCAAACGCAGCCGCAAGTAA
- the mobA gene encoding molybdenum cofactor guanylyltransferase MobA encodes MRIAGIILAGGQGRRMGREKALVPLSGVPLIARVLARLAPQVEAVAISANGDPGRFGLGLPVLPDRPGESGLGPMAGIRAGLDWAAGIGAEALVSTATDTPFLPEDLVERLAAAGGPAHAQSFGRDHYTAALWRVADRPRIDALFAADERRMRAYLAGAVAVPFDTTPDPFANLNTPEDLARAEDRLRQNAP; translated from the coding sequence ATGCGGATCGCGGGGATCATTCTGGCGGGCGGTCAGGGGCGGCGGATGGGCCGCGAAAAGGCGCTGGTGCCGCTTTCGGGCGTGCCGCTGATCGCGCGGGTGCTGGCGCGGCTGGCGCCGCAGGTCGAAGCGGTGGCAATCTCGGCCAATGGCGATCCGGGCCGCTTCGGCCTTGGCCTGCCGGTGCTGCCCGATCGGCCCGGGGAATCGGGGCTTGGCCCGATGGCGGGCATCCGTGCCGGGCTGGACTGGGCGGCCGGGATCGGCGCCGAGGCGCTGGTCAGCACCGCCACCGACACGCCGTTCCTGCCCGAAGATCTGGTGGAGCGGCTGGCCGCCGCGGGCGGGCCCGCCCATGCGCAAAGCTTCGGGCGCGACCATTACACCGCCGCGCTTTGGCGCGTCGCCGACCGTCCCCGGATCGACGCGCTCTTCGCCGCCGACGAGCGGCGGATGCGCGCCTATCTGGCGGGGGCGGTGGCCGTGCCCTTCGACACCACGCCCGACCCTTTCGCCAATCTCAACACCCCCGAAGACCTTGCCCGGGCCGAGGACCGGCTGCGCCAGAACGCCCCTTAG
- the moaC gene encoding cyclic pyranopterin monophosphate synthase MoaC yields MLTHFDDAGQAHMVDVSDKVETKRTAVAEGRVVMRPETLALVIAGRAGKGDVLGIARVAGIMAAKRTADLIPLCHPLALSRVALELLPEPDTSSLRIEATVATTGPTGVEMEALTAVSAAALTVYDMLKAAEKSMRIEGIRLLSKDGGKSGSFRA; encoded by the coding sequence ATGCTGACCCATTTCGACGACGCGGGGCAAGCGCATATGGTCGATGTCTCGGACAAGGTGGAAACGAAGCGCACGGCGGTGGCCGAGGGGCGGGTGGTGATGCGCCCCGAGACCCTGGCGCTGGTGATTGCGGGCCGGGCGGGCAAGGGCGACGTGCTGGGCATTGCGCGGGTGGCCGGGATCATGGCGGCCAAGCGCACCGCGGATCTCATTCCGCTCTGCCATCCGCTGGCGCTGTCGCGCGTCGCGCTGGAGCTGCTGCCCGAGCCGGACACCAGTTCCCTGCGGATCGAGGCGACGGTGGCCACCACCGGCCCGACCGGGGTCGAGATGGAGGCGCTGACGGCGGTTTCGGCCGCGGCGCTGACCGTTTATGACATGCTGAAGGCGGCGGAAAAATCCATGCGGATCGAGGGGATCCGGCTTTTGTCCAAGGACGGCGGCAAGTCGGGCAGTTTCCGCGCCTAA
- a CDS encoding HesA/MoeB/ThiF family protein translates to MDGHAFDPEGRYARHLILPEIGPVGQARLNAASVLVIGAGGLGSPVLLYLAAAGIGRLALADDDVVSLSNLQRQVLHGTARLGQSKTASARARLADLNPEVQIETHAIRFGVETAVLVAGFDLVIDCTDNLAARHLINRACVAAGVPLLSGAIAQWEGQIGLYAPGRGGACYACTFPEPDHLPPAQSKGVVGALPGVVGARMALEAIKHLTGAGQSLLGRLWMIDTLWNEERLLRTHRREDCPVCRGKGAAC, encoded by the coding sequence ATGGACGGTCACGCGTTTGACCCCGAGGGCCGCTATGCCCGGCATCTGATCCTGCCCGAGATCGGGCCGGTCGGACAGGCCAGGCTGAATGCTGCCTCGGTTCTGGTGATCGGCGCGGGGGGGCTTGGCTCTCCGGTGCTGCTCTATCTGGCGGCGGCGGGGATCGGGCGGCTGGCTTTGGCTGATGACGATGTGGTGTCGCTGTCGAACCTGCAGCGGCAGGTGCTGCACGGCACGGCGCGGCTGGGCCAAAGCAAGACCGCCTCTGCCCGGGCGCGGCTTGCCGATCTGAACCCCGAGGTGCAGATCGAGACCCATGCGATCCGCTTCGGGGTCGAGACGGCGGTGCTGGTCGCGGGCTTCGATCTGGTGATCGACTGCACCGACAATCTGGCGGCGCGGCATCTGATCAACCGGGCCTGTGTCGCGGCGGGGGTGCCGCTTCTGTCCGGTGCCATCGCGCAATGGGAAGGCCAGATCGGTCTTTATGCGCCGGGGCGGGGCGGGGCCTGCTATGCCTGCACCTTCCCCGAGCCCGACCACCTGCCGCCCGCGCAATCGAAGGGCGTCGTCGGCGCGTTGCCGGGCGTGGTGGGGGCGCGGATGGCACTGGAAGCGATCAAGCACCTGACCGGGGCGGGGCAGAGCCTGCTGGGACGGCTTTGGATGATCGACACGCTCTGGAACGAGGAACGGCTGCTGCGCACGCATCGGCGCGAGGATTGCCCGGTCTGCCGGGGAAAGGGGGCGGCATGCTGA
- the moaD gene encoding molybdopterin converting factor subunit 1 — MLDIVYFAWVRERIGQPRERLETGAATVADLVAELCAKDPRYAAAFADPAVLRVALDQDLADFTAPLAGVREVAFFPPMTGG, encoded by the coding sequence ATGCTGGACATCGTCTATTTTGCCTGGGTCCGTGAACGGATCGGGCAGCCGCGCGAGCGGTTGGAAACCGGGGCCGCGACCGTGGCCGATCTGGTGGCCGAATTGTGCGCGAAGGATCCGCGCTATGCGGCCGCCTTTGCCGATCCCGCGGTGCTGCGTGTCGCGCTCGATCAGGACCTGGCCGATTTCACCGCGCCCCTGGCGGGCGTGCGCGAAGTGGCGTTTTTCCCGCCGATGACGGGGGGTTGA
- the moaA gene encoding GTP 3',8-cyclase MoaA yields MLPDPLCDGFGRDVRYLRVSVTDRCDLRCSYCMKEDVTFLPRNQVLSLEELDRLCSAFIRLGVRKLRVTGGEPLVRRGIGTFFAAMGTHLRAGRLDELTLTTNGTQLAAHAQSLAECGVKRVNVSLDTLQAEKYARLTRFGRIEQVFAGIAAAQAAGLRVKLNAMALKGVNDDEIFALTDWAAAHHCDLTFIELMPMGDIPAGTRLDQFWPLDDVRAHLETRFRLIDNGLNTGGPARYVTVAQTGQRIGFISPLSHNFCTSCNRVRLTCKGELYTCLGQEGSSDLRPVLRAGVEGEALAREIRAAIARKPAGHAFGYGPCSVAGQMVRGMNHTGG; encoded by the coding sequence ATGCTGCCTGATCCCCTTTGCGACGGCTTCGGCCGCGACGTGCGTTACCTGCGGGTCTCGGTCACCGACCGCTGCGACCTGCGCTGTTCCTATTGCATGAAGGAGGACGTGACCTTCCTGCCGCGCAATCAGGTGCTGAGCCTTGAGGAGCTGGACCGGCTCTGTTCCGCCTTCATCCGGCTTGGCGTGCGCAAGCTGCGGGTGACCGGGGGGGAACCTCTGGTGCGGCGCGGCATCGGGACTTTCTTTGCCGCGATGGGGACGCATCTGCGCGCCGGGCGGCTGGATGAGCTGACGCTGACGACGAACGGCACGCAGCTGGCCGCCCATGCCCAGTCCCTGGCCGAGTGCGGGGTGAAGCGGGTCAATGTCTCGCTGGATACGCTTCAGGCCGAGAAATATGCCCGGCTGACCCGGTTTGGCCGCATCGAACAGGTGTTCGCGGGCATCGCCGCCGCGCAGGCGGCCGGGCTGCGGGTGAAGCTCAATGCGATGGCGCTGAAGGGCGTGAACGACGACGAGATCTTTGCCCTGACCGACTGGGCGGCGGCGCATCACTGCGATCTGACCTTCATCGAGCTGATGCCGATGGGCGACATTCCCGCAGGCACCCGGCTTGACCAGTTCTGGCCGCTTGATGATGTCCGCGCACATCTCGAAACCCGGTTCCGGTTGATCGACAATGGGCTGAATACCGGCGGTCCCGCCCGCTATGTGACGGTGGCACAAACCGGGCAGCGGATCGGGTTCATCTCGCCGCTCAGCCACAATTTCTGCACCAGCTGCAACCGCGTGCGGCTGACCTGCAAGGGCGAGCTTTACACCTGTCTGGGTCAGGAAGGGTCAAGCGACCTGCGCCCCGTGCTGCGCGCGGGCGTCGAGGGCGAAGCGCTGGCCCGGGAAATCCGCGCCGCGATCGCAAGGAAACCTGCGGGCCATGCCTTCGGCTACGGCCCCTGCAGCGTCGCAGGCCAGATGGTCCGCGGCATGAACCACACCGGAGGCTGA
- a CDS encoding DUF2478 domain-containing protein has protein sequence MTAQDLLSDRPDRAPIGPLAAILYQDTPPDALLAGFARRLIAQGLRVGGVVQERPATAAGCRCAEMALLALASGHRTPVAQPLGPGSTGCRLDFGALAQVAQDLLGEIDAGLDLLILNRFGKAEAEGRGFRDVIAAALAREIPVLTALHPRNLPDWIRFTEGAALLLMPDETTLHHWLDDSRGVAHAA, from the coding sequence ATGACCGCGCAGGATCTGTTATCCGACCGCCCCGACCGCGCCCCGATCGGCCCGCTGGCCGCGATCCTTTATCAGGACACGCCGCCCGATGCGCTTCTGGCGGGCTTTGCCCGTCGCCTGATCGCGCAGGGCCTGCGCGTCGGCGGCGTGGTGCAGGAACGTCCGGCCACCGCGGCGGGCTGCCGCTGCGCCGAGATGGCGCTTCTGGCGCTGGCCAGCGGCCACCGCACGCCCGTGGCCCAGCCGCTCGGCCCCGGTTCGACCGGCTGCCGGCTGGATTTCGGCGCGCTGGCGCAGGTCGCACAGGATCTGCTGGGCGAGATCGACGCCGGGCTTGATCTTCTGATCCTGAACCGCTTCGGCAAGGCCGAGGCCGAGGGTCGCGGCTTTCGCGACGTGATCGCCGCGGCGCTGGCGCGCGAGATCCCGGTGCTGACCGCGCTGCATCCGCGCAACCTGCCCGACTGGATCCGCTTCACCGAGGGCGCGGCTTTGCTGCTGATGCCCGACGAAACCACCCTGCATCACTGGCTGGACGACAGCCGGGGAGTTGCCCATGCTGCCTGA
- the torA gene encoding trimethylamine-N-oxide reductase TorA, translating into MTKISGNELRAELSRRAFLSYSVAAGALGMFGPSLLAKGARAEALANGTVMSGSHWGVFTATVENGRATAFTPWEKDPHPTPMLEGVLDSIYSPTRIKYPMVRREFLEKGVNADRSTRGNGDFVRVSWDQALDLVAAEVKRVEETYGPQGVFGGSYGWKSPGRLHNCTTLLRRMLTLAGGYVNGAGDYSTGAAQVIMPHVVGTLEVYEQQTAWPVLAENTEVMVFWAADPIKTSQIGWVIPEHGAYPGLEALKAKGTKVIVIDPVRTKTVEFFGADHVTPKPQTDVAIMLGMAHTLVAEDLYDKDFIANYTSGFDKFLPYLMGETDSTPKTAEWASDISGVPAETIKELARLFKSKRTMLAAGWSMQRMHHGEQAHWMLVTLASMLGQIGLPGGGFGLSYHYSGGGTPSSSGPALSGITDGGAATKGPEWLAASGASVIPVARVVDMLENPGAEFDFNGTRSKFPDVKMAYWVGGNPFVHHQDRNRMVKAWEKLETFIVHDFQWTPTARHADIVLPATTSYERNDIETIGDYSNTGILAMKKIVEPLYEARSDYDIFAAVAERLGKGKEFTEGKDEMGWIKSFYDDAAKQGKAGGVEMPAFDAFWAEGIVEFPVTDGADFVRYASFREDPLLNPLGTPTGLIEIYSKNIEKMGYDDCPAHPTWMEPLERLDGPGAKYPLHIAASHPFNRLHSQLNGTVLREGYAVQGHEPCLMHPDDAAARGIADGDVVRVHNDRGQILTGVKVTDAVMKGVIQIYEGGWYDPSDVTEAGTLDKYGDVNVLSADIGTSKLAQGNCGQTVLAEVEKYTGPAVTLTGFVAPKAAE; encoded by the coding sequence ATGACGAAGATTTCCGGAAACGAGCTGCGCGCAGAGCTTTCCCGCCGCGCTTTCCTCAGCTACTCGGTCGCCGCGGGCGCGCTGGGCATGTTCGGCCCGTCGCTTCTGGCCAAGGGCGCCCGCGCCGAGGCGCTGGCCAATGGCACGGTGATGTCGGGCAGCCACTGGGGCGTCTTTACCGCGACGGTCGAAAACGGCCGCGCCACCGCCTTCACCCCCTGGGAAAAAGACCCGCATCCGACGCCGATGCTGGAAGGCGTGCTGGACTCGATCTATTCGCCGACGCGGATCAAATATCCGATGGTGCGGCGCGAATTCCTCGAAAAAGGCGTGAATGCTGATCGCTCCACCCGCGGCAACGGCGATTTCGTCCGCGTCAGCTGGGATCAGGCGCTCGATCTGGTCGCGGCCGAGGTGAAACGGGTCGAAGAGACCTACGGCCCGCAGGGCGTCTTTGGCGGCTCCTATGGCTGGAAAAGCCCGGGGCGGCTGCACAATTGCACCACGCTTCTGCGCCGGATGCTGACGCTGGCGGGCGGCTATGTGAACGGCGCGGGCGATTATTCGACCGGCGCGGCGCAGGTGATCATGCCGCATGTGGTCGGCACGCTGGAAGTCTATGAACAGCAGACCGCCTGGCCGGTGCTGGCGGAAAACACCGAAGTCATGGTGTTCTGGGCCGCCGATCCGATCAAGACCAGCCAGATCGGCTGGGTGATCCCCGAACATGGCGCCTATCCGGGGCTTGAGGCGCTCAAGGCCAAGGGCACCAAGGTCATCGTCATCGATCCGGTCCGCACCAAGACGGTCGAATTCTTCGGCGCGGATCACGTCACGCCGAAACCGCAGACCGATGTGGCGATCATGCTGGGCATGGCGCATACGCTGGTGGCCGAAGACCTGTATGACAAGGACTTCATCGCCAACTACACCTCGGGCTTCGACAAGTTCCTGCCCTATCTGATGGGCGAGACCGACAGCACGCCGAAGACCGCCGAATGGGCGTCGGATATCAGCGGCGTTCCGGCCGAGACGATCAAGGAACTGGCGCGGCTGTTCAAATCGAAACGCACGATGCTGGCGGCGGGCTGGTCGATGCAGCGGATGCATCACGGCGAGCAGGCGCATTGGATGCTGGTGACGCTGGCCTCGATGCTGGGTCAGATCGGGCTGCCGGGCGGCGGCTTCGGGCTGTCCTATCACTATTCGGGCGGCGGCACGCCCTCGAGCAGCGGTCCGGCGCTTTCGGGCATCACCGATGGCGGCGCGGCGACGAAGGGGCCGGAATGGCTGGCGGCGAGCGGCGCTTCGGTGATCCCGGTGGCGCGCGTGGTCGACATGCTGGAAAACCCCGGCGCCGAATTCGACTTCAACGGCACGCGGTCGAAATTCCCGGATGTGAAGATGGCCTATTGGGTTGGCGGCAACCCCTTCGTGCACCATCAGGACCGCAACCGCATGGTCAAGGCCTGGGAAAAACTGGAAACCTTCATCGTGCATGACTTCCAGTGGACGCCCACGGCGCGGCATGCCGACATCGTGCTGCCCGCGACGACCAGCTATGAACGCAACGACATCGAGACGATCGGCGATTATTCGAACACCGGCATCCTGGCGATGAAGAAGATCGTCGAGCCGCTTTACGAAGCCCGCAGCGATTACGACATCTTCGCCGCGGTCGCCGAACGGCTGGGCAAGGGCAAGGAGTTCACCGAAGGCAAGGACGAGATGGGCTGGATCAAGTCCTTCTACGACGATGCCGCCAAGCAGGGCAAAGCCGGCGGCGTCGAGATGCCCGCCTTCGACGCCTTCTGGGCGGAAGGGATCGTGGAATTCCCGGTCACCGACGGCGCGGACTTCGTGCGCTATGCCAGCTTCCGGGAAGATCCGCTGCTCAACCCGCTGGGCACGCCGACCGGCCTGATCGAGATCTACTCGAAGAACATCGAGAAGATGGGCTATGACGACTGCCCGGCGCATCCGACCTGGATGGAACCGCTTGAACGGCTCGACGGGCCGGGGGCGAAATATCCGCTGCACATCGCGGCCTCGCACCCGTTCAACCGGCTGCACTCGCAGCTCAACGGCACGGTGCTGCGCGAAGGCTATGCGGTGCAGGGGCACGAGCCCTGCCTGATGCACCCCGACGACGCCGCCGCGCGCGGCATCGCCGATGGCGACGTGGTGCGGGTGCACAATGATCGCGGCCAGATCCTGACCGGGGTCAAGGTGACCGATGCGGTGATGAAGGGGGTAATCCAGATCTACGAAGGGGGCTGGTATGATCCCTCGGACGTGACCGAGGCGGGGACGCTCGACAAATACGGCGACGTGAACGTGCTGTCGGCCGATATCGGCACGTCGAAACTGGCGCAGGGCAACTGTGGTCAGACCGTGCTGGCCGAGGTCGAGAAATACACCGGCCCCGCCGTCACCCTGACCGGCTTTGTCGCGCCGAAGGCGGCCGAATAA